The following coding sequences lie in one Kribbella sp. NBC_00709 genomic window:
- a CDS encoding carbohydrate ABC transporter permease produces MVAALSAPAKVRRPRRQGGAAPYVLLVPALVLLLLFLIIPIGYTVYLSVRASRVTGGGLGLRKESFVGLANYVGAITDSAYAHSVLRMLGYGVIVVPVMLGLALLFALLLDSRGARLTSFTRLGIFLPYAVPGVIASLLWGFLYLPGVSPIRAAFDAVGLPAPDFLGSGTVLFSVANIGIWGGVGFNMIVLYTALRGLPAELDDAARVDGASELQIALRIKVPLIAPALVMTGIFSLIASLQVFSEPSTLQPLTDSISFTWVPLMTIYRDAFVNNDIYTAAAASVMLAIGTLAVSLAVLSFLQKRAFGEDR; encoded by the coding sequence ATGGTGGCAGCCCTGTCCGCCCCGGCGAAGGTCAGGCGCCCGCGGCGGCAAGGCGGCGCTGCGCCGTACGTGCTGCTGGTTCCGGCGCTCGTGTTGCTGCTGCTGTTCCTGATCATCCCGATCGGCTACACCGTGTACCTCAGCGTCCGCGCGTCCCGGGTCACCGGCGGCGGGCTCGGGCTGCGCAAGGAGTCGTTCGTCGGGCTGGCGAACTACGTCGGCGCGATCACCGACTCGGCGTACGCCCACTCCGTCCTGCGGATGCTCGGGTACGGCGTCATCGTGGTGCCCGTGATGCTCGGCTTGGCCCTGCTCTTCGCGCTGCTGCTCGACTCGCGCGGAGCCCGGCTGACGTCGTTCACCCGGCTCGGCATCTTCCTGCCGTACGCCGTTCCGGGGGTGATCGCCTCGCTGCTGTGGGGGTTCCTGTACCTGCCCGGGGTGAGTCCGATCCGGGCGGCCTTCGATGCGGTCGGCCTGCCTGCGCCGGACTTCCTCGGCTCGGGCACTGTGCTGTTCTCGGTCGCCAACATCGGCATCTGGGGTGGCGTCGGGTTCAACATGATCGTGCTCTACACCGCGCTGCGTGGACTGCCGGCCGAGTTGGACGACGCGGCCCGGGTGGACGGTGCGAGCGAGCTGCAGATCGCACTGCGGATCAAGGTTCCGCTGATCGCCCCGGCGCTGGTGATGACGGGGATCTTCTCGCTGATCGCGTCACTGCAGGTGTTCAGCGAGCCCTCGACGCTGCAGCCGCTGACCGACTCGATCTCGTTCACCTGGGTGCCGCTGATGACGATCTACCGCGACGCGTTCGTGAACAACGACATCTACACGGCGGCCGCCGCCTCGGTGATGCTTGCCATCGGCACCTTGGCGGTCTCGCTCGCCGTACTGAGCTTCCTGCAGAAGCGTGCGTTCGGGGAGGACCGATGA
- a CDS encoding LacI family DNA-binding transcriptional regulator gives MAGRGTSSTEPAAHPKSRGAARRAMRRGPTIDDVAELAGVSRGTVSRVLNGGHYVSAASLEAVQQAMAKTGYTVNQSARSLVTKRSNAIGFVLSEPQERLFEDPNFSVLLRSCTQALAEQDISLVLMLESSDAERDRILRYVRGEHVDGVLLISSHSGDPLIAELAQGRVPAVVCGKPFAPGDTLPYVAADDREGARQMTRYLVEQGHKRIGMITAPQIAGGQERLQGYQDVLGRKALKRLVVSATDYSQEAGRQATEQLLKASPDVDAVFAASDLLASGALVELRRAGRRVPEEVAVGGFDDSRIARESDPPLTTIRQPLELVAREMVDVLLRRIAGEDVEPRILPTELVVRASG, from the coding sequence GTGGCAGGCAGGGGGACCTCGAGCACCGAACCCGCCGCTCACCCGAAGTCGCGGGGAGCGGCGCGGCGGGCGATGCGCCGCGGGCCGACCATCGACGACGTCGCGGAGCTCGCCGGAGTGTCCCGCGGTACGGTGTCGCGGGTCCTCAACGGCGGGCACTACGTCAGTGCGGCCTCGCTGGAGGCTGTGCAGCAGGCGATGGCGAAGACCGGGTACACCGTTAACCAGAGTGCCCGCAGCCTGGTCACCAAACGCTCGAATGCGATCGGGTTCGTGCTGTCGGAGCCACAGGAGCGCCTGTTCGAGGACCCGAACTTCAGTGTGCTGCTGCGATCGTGCACACAGGCGCTGGCCGAGCAGGACATCAGCCTGGTGCTGATGCTGGAGTCCAGCGATGCCGAGCGGGACCGGATCCTGCGGTACGTCCGCGGCGAGCACGTCGACGGAGTGCTGCTCATCTCGTCCCACTCCGGCGATCCGCTGATCGCAGAGCTGGCGCAGGGCAGAGTGCCGGCGGTTGTCTGCGGCAAGCCGTTCGCGCCCGGCGACACCCTCCCGTACGTCGCTGCCGACGACCGCGAAGGTGCTCGGCAGATGACGCGGTACCTGGTCGAGCAGGGACACAAGCGGATCGGGATGATCACCGCGCCGCAGATCGCCGGCGGACAGGAACGGCTGCAGGGGTACCAGGACGTGCTCGGGCGGAAGGCGCTCAAGCGGCTGGTGGTCTCCGCGACCGACTACAGCCAGGAGGCCGGCCGGCAGGCGACGGAGCAGCTGCTCAAGGCCAGCCCGGACGTGGACGCGGTGTTCGCGGCCTCGGACCTGCTCGCCTCCGGGGCTCTGGTCGAGCTTCGCCGGGCCGGCCGCCGGGTGCCGGAGGAAGTCGCCGTCGGCGGGTTCGACGACTCGCGGATCGCCCGGGAGTCGGACCCGCCGCTGACCACGATCCGGCAGCCGCTCGAGCTGGTCGCCCGGGAGATGGTGGACGTACTGCTGCGCCGGATCGCGGGCGAGGACGTGGAGCCGCGGATCCTGCCGACGGAGCTCGTGGTCCGCGCTAGCGGATGA
- a CDS encoding VOC family protein, translating into MPPPGLHRVEIGCRDLDRSLDFYQDLLGFGPLADAPRPGGRTRLLSRGTVVLELVEVGAEGNQGGWVNDDLQGGIRHLGMKVAEVDRQIERLERAGVTVLSQPLDVLGDVRIAFFLDPDGARLEFIQGNLSYQEISSPDLAAAEAAQVAGTQPRFDHVAVTVSDLPAALAFWRDRFGFEVIGNIRHHGDPRGFLMTYLQAGEAVLEVFSFDQPIVPNDLSAAGSAVLGPRRLYVDAPGEQQLVAPDGVPVTMGGSR; encoded by the coding sequence ATGCCACCTCCAGGACTGCACCGGGTGGAGATCGGTTGCCGCGATCTCGACCGCTCGCTCGACTTCTACCAGGATCTGCTGGGTTTCGGGCCGTTGGCCGACGCACCGCGACCGGGTGGTCGCACCCGGTTGCTCAGCCGCGGCACCGTCGTCCTCGAGCTCGTCGAGGTCGGGGCCGAGGGCAACCAAGGCGGCTGGGTGAACGACGATCTGCAGGGCGGGATCCGGCATCTCGGGATGAAGGTGGCCGAGGTCGACCGGCAGATCGAGCGCTTGGAACGGGCCGGCGTGACGGTGCTGTCGCAGCCCCTCGACGTACTCGGTGACGTCCGGATCGCGTTCTTCCTCGATCCCGACGGCGCGCGGCTCGAGTTCATCCAGGGCAACCTCAGCTACCAGGAGATCTCGTCGCCGGACCTGGCTGCGGCCGAGGCGGCGCAGGTCGCGGGCACGCAGCCGCGGTTCGACCATGTCGCGGTGACGGTGTCGGACCTGCCGGCCGCGCTGGCGTTCTGGCGGGACCGGTTCGGGTTCGAGGTGATCGGGAACATCCGGCATCACGGGGATCCCCGGGGATTCCTGATGACGTATCTGCAGGCCGGTGAGGCGGTGCTCGAGGTGTTCAGTTTCGACCAGCCGATCGTGCCGAACGACCTGTCCGCCGCGGGTTCCGCCGTACTGGGTCCGCGCCGGCTGTACGTCGATGCGCCGGGCGAGCAGCAACTGGTCGCACCCGACGGGGTGCCTGTCACGATGGGAGGCTCGCGATGA
- a CDS encoding N(5)-(carboxyethyl)ornithine synthase, which translates to MDQLTLGVIGRSRKENEHRLPIHPHHFERIDDDLRRHIYLESGYGRQFGIPDKQLAESVAGVLDRDELIAVADVIVLPKPQPEDLAELRTGQVLWGWPHCVQDEKVTQTAIDRRLTLIAFEAMNHWTADGRFSLHVFHKNNELAGYCSVLQALELIGSTGDYGRRLRAVVIGFGATARGAVTALNAHGVHDVDVLTGRDVAAVGSPIHSARMVQYDQDEVEPGAALDPRRSHALLDDGRVPLAGFLAEHDIIVNCVLQDPDAPLTFLIEEDLDDFAPGSLIVDVSCDLGMGFSWARPTGFDDPTFTVGDHITYYGVDHSPSYLWNSATWEISEALLPFLRPVLEGPAAWHADATLSRAIEIEGGTIRNPGILSFQGRSPDYPYPRL; encoded by the coding sequence GTGGACCAGTTAACGCTCGGCGTCATCGGCCGTTCTCGCAAGGAGAACGAGCATCGGCTGCCGATCCATCCGCACCACTTCGAGCGGATCGACGATGATCTGCGCCGGCACATCTACCTCGAGAGCGGCTACGGCCGGCAGTTCGGGATCCCGGACAAGCAGCTGGCCGAATCGGTCGCCGGCGTCCTCGACCGGGACGAGCTGATCGCTGTCGCCGATGTCATCGTGCTGCCGAAACCACAGCCGGAGGATCTCGCCGAGCTCCGGACCGGGCAGGTGCTCTGGGGCTGGCCGCATTGCGTGCAGGACGAGAAAGTCACCCAGACCGCGATCGACCGCCGGCTGACGCTGATCGCGTTCGAGGCGATGAACCACTGGACCGCTGACGGCCGGTTCAGCCTGCACGTCTTCCACAAGAACAACGAACTCGCCGGGTACTGCTCCGTGCTGCAGGCGCTCGAGCTGATCGGCTCGACCGGCGACTACGGCCGCCGGCTGCGGGCGGTGGTGATCGGATTCGGCGCGACCGCCCGGGGAGCCGTCACCGCGTTGAACGCGCACGGCGTCCACGACGTGGACGTCCTGACCGGTCGCGACGTGGCCGCCGTCGGCTCGCCGATCCACTCGGCCCGGATGGTCCAGTACGACCAGGACGAGGTCGAGCCCGGCGCCGCCCTCGATCCTCGCCGCAGCCACGCGCTGCTCGACGACGGCCGGGTGCCGCTGGCCGGGTTCCTGGCCGAGCACGACATCATCGTGAACTGCGTGCTGCAGGATCCGGACGCGCCGCTGACGTTCCTGATCGAGGAGGATCTCGACGACTTCGCGCCCGGCAGCCTGATCGTTGACGTCTCCTGCGACCTGGGCATGGGGTTCAGCTGGGCCCGGCCGACCGGGTTCGACGACCCGACGTTCACGGTCGGCGACCACATCACGTACTACGGCGTCGACCACAGCCCGTCGTACCTGTGGAACTCGGCGACCTGGGAGATCAGCGAGGCGCTACTGCCGTTCCTCCGGCCGGTCCTCGAAGGCCCCGCCGCCTGGCACGCCGACGCCACCCTCAGCCGGGCGATCGAGATCGAGGGCGGCACCATCCGCAATCCCGGCATCCTCTCCTTCCAGGGCCGCTCCCCCGACTATCCGTACCCGCGGCTCTGA
- a CDS encoding SDR family NAD(P)-dependent oxidoreductase, whose protein sequence is MTRTALVVGGTSGIGAATVRRFAADGLHVVAAGLGAHPPTANWSEVELDLRRPADLEALIGSLGSLDVLVNAAGVIRRGDEHRPEVFREVVEINLTGAMRAAEAAHDLLAASSGCIVNVASMLSYFGGPLVPAYSASKGGIVQLTKSLAVAWAADGIRVNAVAPGWIATDLTAALQSDPVASDRILSRTPMARWGTPDEVAGAIAFLTGPDAAFVTGTILPVDGGYQSM, encoded by the coding sequence ATGACCAGGACCGCGCTCGTCGTCGGAGGTACCAGCGGCATCGGCGCCGCCACGGTACGGCGCTTCGCCGCCGACGGACTGCACGTCGTGGCCGCCGGCCTGGGCGCCCACCCGCCCACTGCGAACTGGTCCGAGGTGGAGCTGGATCTCCGTCGCCCGGCCGACCTCGAGGCGCTGATCGGCTCGCTCGGCTCCCTCGACGTACTGGTCAACGCGGCCGGCGTCATCCGGCGCGGCGACGAGCACCGGCCGGAGGTCTTCCGCGAGGTCGTCGAGATCAACCTCACCGGCGCGATGCGAGCCGCCGAGGCCGCACACGACCTGCTCGCGGCGAGCAGCGGCTGCATCGTCAACGTAGCCTCGATGCTGAGCTACTTCGGCGGCCCGCTGGTCCCGGCGTACAGCGCGTCCAAGGGCGGCATCGTCCAACTGACCAAGTCACTCGCCGTCGCGTGGGCCGCCGACGGCATCCGGGTGAACGCGGTCGCACCGGGCTGGATCGCCACCGATCTGACCGCCGCCCTGCAGTCCGACCCGGTCGCGTCCGACCGGATCCTGTCCCGTACGCCGATGGCCCGCTGGGGCACGCCCGACGAGGTCGCCGGCGCGATCGCGTTCCTCACCGGCCCCGACGCGGCCTTCGTCACCGGCACGATCCTTCCCGTCGACGGCGGCTATCAGAGCATGTAA
- a CDS encoding 2,4'-dihydroxyacetophenone dioxygenase family protein yields the protein MIPISAGVPAEIAVQAVPDDDRLWVQQAPGVWFRPLMLNTVTGQWCNLLKVTRAGIVSRHRHPSAVFGYVIKGKWQYDEHGWVAETGSFVYEPPGEIHTLRVPEDCTEMITFFNISGAMIYVDEAGNQIGYEDTFTKIQLCRDHYGANGLGADYVDQFIR from the coding sequence ATGATCCCGATTTCAGCAGGTGTACCGGCGGAGATCGCCGTCCAGGCGGTGCCCGACGACGACCGGCTCTGGGTGCAGCAGGCGCCGGGCGTGTGGTTCCGGCCGTTGATGCTGAACACGGTCACCGGGCAGTGGTGCAACCTGCTGAAGGTCACCCGCGCCGGCATCGTGTCCCGGCACCGCCATCCGAGCGCGGTGTTCGGCTACGTGATCAAGGGCAAGTGGCAGTACGACGAACACGGCTGGGTCGCCGAGACCGGCTCGTTCGTGTACGAGCCACCCGGCGAGATCCACACCCTGCGCGTGCCCGAGGACTGCACCGAGATGATCACGTTCTTCAACATCTCCGGCGCGATGATCTACGTCGACGAGGCGGGCAACCAGATCGGCTACGAGGACACCTTCACCAAGATCCAGCTCTGCCGCGACCACTACGGCGCCAACGGCCTGGGCGCGGACTACGTGGACCAGTTCATCCGCTAG
- a CDS encoding carbohydrate ABC transporter permease: MSTAVLTRSDPAVRSAARPPRRTRYLSTGILLLGALYCLLPVVWVVIAATKGPGDLFTTFSFWPSFNGGFGYNLSHLLEFRDGIFWRWALNSLLYAGVGSLLSVAISVTAGYALAKYRFRGREAIFRCILAGVLVPQITLAVPQYLLMSKLGLVNSYWSVLLPSIISPYCIYLSRIYAAAVVSDDMLEAGRIDGAGEYRLAWSIGLPPMIPGMVTIFLLQFVAVWNNFLLPYIMISDDRHFPMTVGLFSMLNQGASQPALYSLVIMGAFLSVLPLIALFLFLQRYWRIDLVSGAVKG, from the coding sequence ATGAGCACGGCCGTCCTGACCCGGTCCGACCCGGCCGTCCGGTCCGCCGCCCGGCCACCGCGGCGGACCCGTTACCTGTCGACGGGGATCCTGTTGCTCGGGGCCCTCTATTGCCTGCTGCCGGTGGTGTGGGTGGTGATCGCCGCGACCAAGGGGCCTGGCGATCTGTTCACGACGTTCTCGTTCTGGCCCAGCTTCAACGGCGGCTTCGGTTACAACCTGTCGCACCTGCTGGAGTTCCGCGACGGCATCTTCTGGCGATGGGCGCTCAACAGCCTCCTGTACGCCGGCGTCGGCTCGCTGTTGTCGGTGGCGATCTCGGTGACCGCCGGGTACGCGCTGGCGAAGTACAGGTTCCGGGGCCGGGAGGCGATCTTTCGCTGCATCCTGGCCGGGGTGCTGGTCCCGCAGATCACGCTGGCGGTGCCGCAGTACCTGCTGATGTCGAAGCTCGGCCTGGTGAACTCCTACTGGTCCGTGCTGCTGCCCAGCATCATCAGTCCGTACTGCATCTACCTGTCCCGGATCTACGCCGCGGCAGTGGTGTCCGACGACATGCTGGAGGCCGGGCGGATCGACGGCGCGGGGGAGTACCGGCTGGCGTGGTCGATCGGTCTGCCGCCGATGATTCCCGGCATGGTGACGATCTTCCTGCTGCAGTTCGTCGCGGTCTGGAACAACTTCCTGCTGCCCTACATCATGATCTCCGACGACCGGCACTTCCCGATGACGGTCGGCCTGTTCTCGATGCTCAACCAGGGCGCCAGCCAGCCGGCGCTGTACTCGCTGGTGATCATGGGCGCGTTCCTGTCGGTGCTGCCCCTGATCGCGCTCTTCCTGTTCCTGCAGCGCTACTGGCGCATCGACCTGGTCAGCGGCGCCGTCAAGGGCTGA
- a CDS encoding ABC transporter substrate-binding protein, with amino-acid sequence MTPAAFDRRNFLRGVAGAGLAAALPTALAACSGDDEPAAAPQPAGDPDAPAKLTFWTWTTGIDKVVAIWNKKNPNQQVTVSAQAQGEELLTKIVTAHRAGNPPDLIHAEYQALPVLITNGVTADLSALAADVKSAFTDGIWGLTSFGGKTYAIPQDVGPMMLYYRSDLFEQLGLTVPKTWDEFGALAEQVRSKDPKRYLATFSSGDPGWFAGLSEQAGANWWTNDNGTWTVSINDEPTKKLASFWGDLVNAGTLQGKPMYTPEWNKAMSDGTLLTWPSAIWGAGVLQGVAPTTKGKWTMVAMPQWDTGTPTTGFWGGSATAIAAKSKQSAQAQKFVKWLNTDPEALEAFVTFGGIYPAATAGQSTPALAKAPAMMPNQPSFFTDAAAISKTARGFTWAPNVNVTYSQYSDLFAKAIQTKGDFGATVDQLQAASVADLKKQGFQVKES; translated from the coding sequence ATGACTCCAGCTGCATTTGACCGCCGCAACTTCCTTCGCGGTGTCGCCGGCGCAGGCCTCGCCGCGGCCCTGCCGACGGCGCTCGCCGCCTGTTCCGGCGACGACGAGCCCGCCGCGGCGCCGCAACCCGCGGGCGATCCGGACGCGCCCGCCAAGCTGACGTTCTGGACCTGGACGACCGGGATCGACAAGGTCGTCGCGATCTGGAACAAGAAGAACCCGAACCAGCAGGTGACGGTCAGCGCCCAGGCCCAGGGCGAGGAACTGCTCACCAAGATCGTCACCGCACACCGGGCCGGCAACCCGCCGGACCTGATCCACGCCGAGTACCAGGCCCTGCCGGTGCTGATCACCAACGGCGTCACCGCCGACCTCAGCGCGCTGGCCGCGGACGTGAAGAGCGCTTTCACCGACGGCATCTGGGGGCTGACCTCGTTCGGCGGCAAGACCTACGCGATCCCGCAGGACGTCGGCCCGATGATGTTGTACTACCGCTCCGACCTGTTCGAGCAGCTCGGCCTCACCGTGCCGAAGACCTGGGACGAGTTCGGCGCACTGGCCGAGCAGGTCCGGTCGAAGGATCCCAAGCGCTACCTGGCCACGTTCTCCTCCGGCGACCCGGGCTGGTTCGCGGGCCTGTCGGAACAGGCCGGCGCGAACTGGTGGACCAACGACAACGGCACCTGGACGGTGTCGATCAACGACGAGCCGACGAAGAAACTCGCGTCGTTCTGGGGCGACCTGGTGAACGCCGGAACGTTGCAGGGCAAGCCGATGTACACGCCGGAGTGGAACAAGGCGATGAGCGACGGGACCCTGCTCACCTGGCCGAGTGCCATCTGGGGAGCGGGTGTGTTGCAGGGCGTGGCGCCGACCACCAAGGGCAAGTGGACGATGGTCGCCATGCCGCAGTGGGACACCGGCACTCCGACGACCGGTTTCTGGGGCGGATCCGCGACTGCCATCGCGGCGAAGTCCAAGCAGTCGGCGCAGGCACAGAAGTTCGTCAAGTGGCTGAACACCGACCCGGAGGCACTGGAGGCGTTCGTCACCTTCGGCGGCATCTACCCGGCCGCGACCGCCGGTCAGTCGACGCCCGCACTGGCCAAGGCGCCGGCGATGATGCCGAACCAGCCCAGCTTCTTCACCGACGCCGCCGCGATCTCGAAGACCGCCCGCGGCTTCACCTGGGCGCCGAACGTGAACGTGACCTACAGCCAGTACAGCGACCTGTTCGCGAAGGCGATCCAGACCAAGGGCGACTTCGGTGCGACCGTCGACCAGCTGCAGGCGGCCTCGGTCGCGGACCTGAAGAAGCAGGGCTTCCAGGTCAAGGAGTCCTGA
- a CDS encoding precorrin-2 C(20)-methyltransferase: MGEATTGRLWGVGLGPGDPELVTVKAARLIGAADVIAFHSARHGRSIARAVAAPYLTAGQLEEHLVYPLTTETTDHPGGYQGAMDDFYADCAARLAAHLDAGRDVVVLAEGDPLFYGSYMHMHKRLADRYPCEVVPGVTSVSAAAAVLGRPLCERDEILTVLPGTLPPDVLADRLRNTDAAAVMKLGRTFANVREAFELAGRADEAWYVERATTEAQRTAPLNEVDPEQVPYFSLALLPSPINNTFAAPTTKTATEGSVTVVGLGPAGPEWMTPEVRAAIAGADDVIGYTTYVDRLPDRARQRKHGSDNRVESERAAFALDLARKGSSVVVVSSGDPGVFAMASAVTEVASEPEYADIAVRVLPGMTAAQAVASRVGAPLGHDYCVLSLSDRLKPWDVIAQRLTAAAAADLAIAIYNPASKSRTWQVAATRDLLLEHRSPGTPVVIGRDVGGPEEAITVTTLGELDAQTVDMRCLLLVGSSQTRTVPRPDGPLVFTPRRYPATVSDPTPGAG; the protein is encoded by the coding sequence ATGGGCGAGGCAACCACCGGTCGGCTTTGGGGTGTGGGACTCGGGCCCGGGGACCCGGAGCTGGTCACCGTGAAGGCGGCGAGGTTGATCGGGGCCGCCGACGTGATCGCGTTCCACAGCGCCCGGCATGGGCGGAGCATCGCGCGCGCAGTGGCCGCGCCGTACCTGACGGCCGGACAGCTCGAGGAGCACCTCGTCTACCCGCTCACCACCGAGACGACGGATCACCCTGGCGGATACCAGGGCGCGATGGACGACTTCTACGCCGACTGCGCCGCCCGGCTCGCCGCGCATCTCGACGCCGGCCGCGACGTCGTCGTACTCGCGGAAGGCGATCCGCTCTTCTACGGCTCGTACATGCACATGCACAAACGCCTGGCCGACCGCTACCCGTGCGAGGTCGTCCCGGGCGTGACGTCGGTGAGCGCGGCAGCCGCCGTCCTCGGACGCCCGCTCTGTGAACGCGACGAGATCCTCACCGTCCTCCCCGGCACCCTCCCACCGGACGTACTCGCGGACCGGCTCCGCAACACCGACGCGGCCGCGGTGATGAAGCTCGGCCGCACGTTCGCGAACGTCCGCGAGGCCTTCGAGCTCGCGGGCCGCGCCGACGAGGCCTGGTACGTCGAACGCGCTACGACCGAGGCCCAGCGCACAGCCCCGCTCAACGAGGTCGATCCCGAGCAGGTCCCGTACTTCTCCCTCGCCCTCCTCCCGAGCCCCATCAACAACACCTTCGCGGCCCCGACGACCAAGACCGCGACCGAAGGCTCGGTCACCGTAGTAGGACTCGGCCCGGCCGGACCCGAGTGGATGACCCCCGAGGTCCGCGCTGCGATCGCCGGCGCGGACGACGTGATCGGCTACACGACGTACGTCGACCGCCTGCCGGACCGTGCCCGTCAGCGCAAGCACGGGTCGGACAACCGCGTCGAGTCCGAGCGAGCCGCCTTCGCCCTCGATCTGGCTCGCAAGGGCTCGAGCGTGGTCGTGGTCTCGTCCGGTGACCCCGGCGTGTTCGCGATGGCCAGTGCGGTCACGGAGGTCGCGTCGGAGCCGGAGTACGCCGATATCGCCGTCCGCGTGCTGCCCGGGATGACCGCCGCCCAGGCCGTCGCCAGCCGGGTCGGAGCGCCGCTCGGGCACGACTACTGCGTCCTGTCGCTGTCGGACCGGCTCAAGCCGTGGGACGTGATCGCCCAGCGGCTGACAGCGGCGGCCGCGGCCGACCTGGCGATCGCGATCTACAACCCCGCCTCGAAGTCCCGCACCTGGCAGGTGGCGGCGACCCGCGACCTGCTGCTGGAGCACCGCTCCCCCGGCACGCCCGTCGTGATCGGCCGGGACGTGGGCGGCCCGGAGGAGGCGATCACCGTGACGACCCTGGGCGAACTCGACGCTCAGACGGTTGACATGCGGTGCCTGCTCCTGGTCGGCTCGTCCCAGACCCGCACCGTGCCCCGCCCCGATGGCCCGTTGGTCTTCACTCCGCGCCGATACCCGGCCACGGTGAGTGACCCCACACCAGGAGCCGGTTAA
- a CDS encoding GH1 family beta-glucosidase, with protein MSDARFPDGFVWGAATAAYQVEGAVDADGRGQSIWDTFCRVPGAIAGGDTGDVACDHYNRYAEDLELMADLGLGAYRFSVAWPRVQPDGAGAVNQKGLDHYRRVVEECLARDVVPYVTLYHWDLPQALQDKGGWPARDTAYRFADYSAAVHDALGDVAKHWITLNEPKVSSHAGYGSGIHAPGIKDSVLRDRAVHHLMLAHGLSLEVLRGGRHAAGQQVGITLDVSPVAPVTDSPADVDAARRLDVDSHVLFLDPVLRGSYPIALDGVQDGDLALISAPIDFLGINYYRRILVQEGRTGEPETVLPDGVPVTSVNWPVQPDGLREVLVDLKTAYDLPPVYITENGAAYDDAPAADGTVDDPQRVEYLHGHLAALRTAIAAGVDVRGYFVWTLLDNFEWAEGYAKRFGIVHVDFATQTRTPKTSAGWLGQVARANALPPDGNTA; from the coding sequence ATGAGTGACGCACGCTTTCCCGACGGCTTCGTCTGGGGTGCGGCGACCGCCGCGTACCAGGTCGAGGGCGCCGTGGACGCGGACGGCCGTGGCCAGTCGATCTGGGACACGTTCTGCCGTGTCCCGGGAGCGATCGCCGGTGGCGACACCGGTGACGTCGCCTGTGACCACTACAACCGGTACGCCGAGGATCTCGAGCTGATGGCGGACCTCGGACTCGGCGCCTACCGCTTCTCCGTCGCCTGGCCGCGCGTGCAACCCGATGGTGCCGGTGCGGTCAACCAGAAGGGCCTCGACCACTACCGCCGAGTGGTGGAGGAGTGCCTGGCGCGCGACGTCGTACCGTATGTCACGCTCTACCACTGGGACCTCCCGCAGGCCCTGCAGGACAAGGGCGGCTGGCCCGCGCGCGATACGGCGTACCGGTTCGCCGACTACTCCGCTGCCGTGCACGATGCCCTCGGCGACGTGGCGAAGCACTGGATCACCTTGAACGAGCCGAAGGTGTCGAGTCACGCCGGCTACGGCAGCGGTATCCATGCCCCCGGCATCAAAGATTCGGTACTGCGCGACCGCGCCGTCCACCACCTGATGCTGGCGCACGGGCTGAGTCTGGAGGTACTGCGCGGTGGGAGGCACGCTGCCGGGCAGCAGGTCGGCATCACGCTGGATGTGAGCCCGGTGGCGCCGGTCACCGACTCCCCGGCTGACGTTGACGCCGCCCGGCGACTGGACGTCGACAGTCACGTCCTCTTCCTGGATCCGGTACTGCGGGGGAGCTACCCGATCGCACTGGACGGCGTGCAAGACGGTGACCTCGCACTGATCTCAGCGCCGATCGACTTCCTCGGGATCAACTACTACCGGCGGATCCTCGTACAGGAAGGCCGCACCGGCGAGCCGGAGACCGTCCTGCCCGACGGCGTCCCGGTGACGTCGGTGAACTGGCCCGTCCAGCCCGACGGTCTACGTGAGGTCCTGGTCGACCTGAAGACCGCGTACGACCTGCCGCCCGTCTACATCACGGAGAACGGTGCCGCGTACGACGACGCACCGGCAGCGGATGGCACCGTCGACGACCCGCAGCGGGTGGAGTACCTGCACGGTCACCTGGCAGCGCTCCGTACGGCGATCGCTGCAGGAGTGGACGTCCGTGGGTACTTCGTCTGGACGCTGCTGGACAACTTCGAATGGGCCGAGGGGTACGCCAAGCGCTTCGGCATCGTCCACGTCGACTTCGCGACTCAGACTCGGACGCCGAAGACCAGTGCGGGTTGGCTCGGTCAGGTGGCGCGCGCCAACGCCCTACCGCCGGACGGCAATACGGCCTGA